Proteins encoded within one genomic window of Carassius gibelio isolate Cgi1373 ecotype wild population from Czech Republic chromosome A4, carGib1.2-hapl.c, whole genome shotgun sequence:
- the LOC127979701 gene encoding alpha-N-acetylgalactosaminidase-like: MQCLAVCFVLAFCTAACALENGLMRTPPMGWLAWERFRCDTDCLMDPDNCISEHLFMEMADRLSEDGWRELGYVYINIDDCWSSMQRDSQGRLQADPKRFPRGIAHLAQYVHDRGLKLGIYGDMGTHTCGGYPGTTLDKIQTDAQTFADWGVDMLKLDGCYSNSSYQEQGYPMMSKALNATGRPIGYSCSWPAYQGGLPPKVNYTLLAQICNLWRNYGDIQDSWDSVLNVVDWFFNNQDVLQPVAGPGQWNDPDMLIIGDFGLSMDQSRAQMALWAIMAAPLFMSNDLRTISNGARAILQNKLLIGINQDRLGIQGRRLIKEKSGIEVFWRPLDKGASALVFLSRRSDMPHLYKTSLKELSYKTGVYEAYDVFSERLLPQLKDSTEFGVSVNPSGVVMWYIYPVAEWKKEAGPGRFSKKLIGPKSHPHANEVDAPFLLL, translated from the exons ATGCAGTGCTTGGCAGTGTGTTTTGTTCTGGCGTTCTGCACGGCCGCCTGTGCTCTGGAGAATGGTCTGATGAGGACCCCGCCGATGGGctggctggcctgggaacgcttCCGCTGTGACACTGACTGCCTGATGGACCCTGACAACTGCATCAG TGAGCATCTGTTCATGGAGATGGCAGACAGACTGTCGGAGGACGGCTGGAGAGAGCTGGGATACGTCTACATCAACATCGACGACTGCTGGTCctcaatgcagagagacagtcaGGGCCGACTGCAGGCCGACCCTAAGAG gttCCCGCGAGGCATCGCTCATCTGGCGCAGTACGTTCACGACCGCGGTCTGAAGCTGGGCATCTACGGAGACATGGGCACTCACACCTGCGGTGGATATCCAGGAACCACACTGGACAAGATCCAGACGGACGCACAGACCTTCGCTGACTGGGGCGTGGACATGCTGAAGCTGGACGGATGCTACTCCAACTCATCCTACCAGGAGCAAG GCTACCCAATGATGTCCAAGGCCCTGAACGCTACGGGCCGTCCCATTGGCTACTCCTGCAGCTGGCCCGCCTACCAGGGCGGGCTCCCGCCGAAG GTGAACTACACGCTGCTGGCTCAGATCTGTAACCTGTGGAGGAACTACGGTGATATCCAGGACTCGTGGGACAGTGTTCTGAACGTCGTCGACTGGTTCTTTAATAATCAGGACGTCCTGCAGCCTGTGGCCGGACCGGGTCAATGGAACGACCCCGACATG CTGATCATTGGTGACTTCGGTCTCAGCATGGACCAATCACGTGCTCAGATGGCTCTGTGGGCGATCATGGCCGCGCCCCTCTTCATGTCTAACGATCTGCGTACGATCAGCAACGGCGCTCGAGCGATCCTGCAGAATAAACTCCTCATCGGCATCAATCAGGACCGCTTGGGCATCCAGGGCAGACGCCTGATCAAA GAGAAGAGCGGGATCGAAGTGTTCTGGCGGCCGCTGGATAAAGGAGCCAGCGCTCTGGTGTTCCTCAGCAGGAGATCTGACATGCCTCATCTCTACAAGACGTCTCTGAAGGAGCTCAGCTACAAGACTGGAGTCTATGAG gcgtaTGACGTGTTTTCCGAGCGGCTCTTGCCTCAGCTGAAGGACAGCACAGAATTCGGTGTGTCTGTAAACCCGTCTGGTGTGGTCATGTGGTACATCTATCCAGTGGCGGAGTGGAAGAAAGAGGCGGGGCCTGGCCGTTTCAGTAAGAAGCTGATAGGGCCAAAGTCCCATCCGCATGCTAATGAGGTCGACGCCCCCTTCCTGCTGCTTTGA
- the LOC127979711 gene encoding ras-related and estrogen-regulated growth inhibitor-like, whose protein sequence is MAKSSEVKLAVFGRAGVGKSALVVRFLTKRFIWEYDPTLESTYRHQANIDDETIGMEILDTAGQEDVLQKEGHMRWGDGFILVYDITDRGSFEDVALLKNLLDEVKRPKHVPLVLLGNKVDLDHARQVATEEGERLAADMACAFYECSACSDLVGTGGGVAEAFHELCREIRRRRAVQGKTRRRSSTTHVKQAINKMLTKISS, encoded by the exons ATGGCGAAGAGTTCAGAGGTGAAGCTTGCGGTGTTTGGCAGAGCAGGAGTGGGAAAGTCAG cACTGGTGGTTCGATTCTTGACCAAACGATTCATCTGGGAGTACGACCCGACActcg AGTCCACCTACCGCCATCAGGCAAATATCGATGATGAGACCATCGGCATGGAGATTCTGGACACGGCCGGACAG GAGGATGTGCTTCAGAAGGAGGGTCACATGCGTTGGGGCGATGGGTTCATCCTGGTCTATGACATCACGGACCGTGGGAGCTTCGAGGACGTGGCTCTGCTGAAGAACCTCCTGGACGAGGTCAAGCGGCCAAAACACGTGCCTCTGGTGCTGCTGGGAAACAAGGTGGATCTGGATCACGCCCGGCAGGTTGCCACAGAGGAGGGCGAGCGGCTGGCGGCGGACATGGCCTGTGCGTTCTATGAGTGCTCGGCGTGCTCGGATCTGGTGGGGACGGGTGGAGGTGTGGCGGAGGCGTTTCACGAGCTCTGCAGGGAGATCCGCCGCAGACGTGCTGTTCAGGGCAAAACCCGGCGCCGCAGCTCCACCACACACGTCAAACAGGCCATCAACAAGATGCTGACCAAGATCAGCAGCTAA